The DNA window GGGTTGAGCTGAGCCCGATCGCGCCATTGAGGTTGAAACGATTGCTAATGCGTTTGCCAATTCCAAGCTCGCCATACACACCCTCTACCCTGTTAAAGCGAATGTGCGGACTGAAATCCAAGTTGAGCCGGCGGCGCTTTGGTGAACCTTCTTCGCCGGCCAATACCACTTCATCATCCGAATCATCATTGCGCGCTGACACTTTCACAACACGCGCCAGCGGCCCGGTAGGCTCATATGCTTTGGCGAGGGTCATTGTACTGTCAATTGAAACGTATGCAGCAGACTCTGCCTTATCCAAGGGTACAGCGATCCCCTCTTCGTCGAGCAGCGTATCTTCAGCAATGGAAACAGAATCCACAACAACCGAAGCGCCAGGCTCAAAAAGCGTATCCGGCACAATTGCATTTACATCATAGTTGGAGATACGCGAGACCTGCTCAATGTAAAAAGTGGGAAACGAGAGCAGTCGATTGAGTCCGATTTCCGCAGCCATTTCACTCCTAAAGTCAACCGGAAGCCAGGCTGAACCACCAAAGCTAGAAAACTGCTGGCTATAGGTTACATCAAAGTCTTGAATGGGCGGCGGAAACAGAAATGCGTCCCCCGGTTCAAGCTCCACTTCGAGCAAGGCATACACTCCATCCAGCACAGCCAACTTCCCTACAAAACCCGTCTTCAATCTATTGCGCGGCGATACGCCTATATCATAAACAACTTCGTCGTCGATGCGTCGGTATCCTAGAAGTTCGAACGTATAATGGTCGAGGGCATCCGGATGTGTGACACCCATGAAGTTGTAGCCGGCAATATCGATATTGTCGTCGTACAGGTTGGCGACAAACTGGGCTGCCGGCAGGACGTCCCCGATATCCAGGTTTGAGGTCTGCCGGCGGGCTTTAACAACCTCCCGCGTTCCTTCCTGGGGATTCCAGTAGGTGTCCGTGAACGACTCGATGATGGACACAATGCCGGTGTCATTTTTCAGCGTAAATCTGTTGTAAGCCTCTGCCGAATAAGATGCCAGTTCGGCCCGCCATACTTTCTTTTGCTCAATCACCTCCCGCATAATTTCAACAGCAGGGTCTTTTTCGCTTACGACCACTTCCTCAAGTGCGTACACGATCGGAGGCATCTGAACACGTAGGGCAATTTCTGGTGCAGCAGTAACATCTACATACTGGCTTTCGTATCCAATGTAACGAACCACAAGTACGGCTGGCAGCGTCGGAAGCTGCAGGCTAAACTGACCATCGACGTTCGTAATGGTGCCCTGATAGGTGCCATCGATTTGCACATTAGCCGCCGGCAGTGGCTCACCCGTTTCAGCATCCAGCACAATACCTTCGACGAGGTGCTGCGCGTGTGAAATTACCGGGACAAAAAAGGCACAAACAAAAATGCAAAAAGCAAGAAACAATACACGTACAATAGGGCTAAACAATAGAGTAGGTTTACAAAAAGACGACTGGAGAAGGGGAATTTTTTTCTGCACTGTTGTTTGATTTTTTGTTGGGGGTAACCTGGCAAACTATAATTCGGCATTGCGGAATGTGGCCCGCCCGAATGGTATGGGTTTTGAGATGTAGGCGCTCTTCAGATGGAGGATAAACCCCGGCACTTCGGCTTGCCCCTATCCCTTGCTGTTCCCCCTGTTAAATTTATCCTGCAGATTACTATTCGAGAAAACTTTCATATCCTGATTTAGATGTCTCACTGGTACGAAGTATTTGATAATGATCGCGTACAACTCCTCACGCGAAAGCAGGCAACGAGACTCATTCGTATGCTGGTAGCTGCTTTTGCAGTGACTACGGCTGGCATCATCATAGGTTTTAATTATAAACCTT is part of the Bacteroidota bacterium genome and encodes:
- a CDS encoding DUF5686 family protein, translated to MFSPIVRVLFLAFCIFVCAFFVPVISHAQHLVEGIVLDAETGEPLPAANVQIDGTYQGTITNVDGQFSLQLPTLPAVLVVRYIGYESQYVDVTAAPEIALRVQMPPIVYALEEVVVSEKDPAVEIMREVIEQKKVWRAELASYSAEAYNRFTLKNDTGIVSIIESFTDTYWNPQEGTREVVKARRQTSNLDIGDVLPAAQFVANLYDDNIDIAGYNFMGVTHPDALDHYTFELLGYRRIDDEVVYDIGVSPRNRLKTGFVGKLAVLDGVYALLEVELEPGDAFLFPPPIQDFDVTYSQQFSSFGGSAWLPVDFRSEMAAEIGLNRLLSFPTFYIEQVSRISNYDVNAIVPDTLFEPGASVVVDSVSIAEDTLLDEEGIAVPLDKAESAAYVSIDSTMTLAKAYEPTGPLARVVKVSARNDDSDDEVVLAGEEGSPKRRRLNLDFSPHIRFNRVEGVYGELGIGKRISNRFNLNGAIGLSSTLKSDQAVAFSLGAQIGIDTARRLLLDLSYAEYTDTQTGSTPFLRTFNGLVVLFDGVDYYDYFRNERFRATLSFAVPETQLTLQTGLHIESHGELAKLTDYDFFDGSFEQRENPAVNSLGVHSLVAGFSFGDDEETLGVTGRKFLAFQVEHALPGLDSDHTFTRYNLSVEWRFNTFFTRRLLPNTLDLKLIGQRGFGELPITRFGAIDGRMTFYNQFGSLKTLQSKPYRGDDVLGVFWEHNFKTVPFELLGMRKAAENAINLIVFGGHARTWQSYSVLEPDLVRTTANWHQEVGVSISGLFSLFRVDFATRLDAPGFTVGLGSARIF